GGTGCCCCGGGATCGCCTTGAGATAGGCGGCGATTGCCTGCCTGTCCTCGGCCGTCAGCTTTGCCATGTTCTGCTGCACCGACACCATAGATCCGCCAACGGAATCGAAATCGGGTGTAAACCCGCTCTCGAGGTAATAGGCTAGATCGCCGGCGCTCCAGCCCTTCACGCTACCATCGGGCGTGATGTTGGGAATGATGCCCTCCCCGTCGGGGTTTTGAGCGCCGGAATACGCAGCATCCAACTTCAGCCCGCCAATCAAAGATCGTGGCGTGTGGCATTCGCCGCAGTGCCCCGGCCCTTCGACCAGATACTGGCCGCGCTTTATCGCATCATCGGAGGTGTCGAGCGCGACCACCGGCTCGTCAGTCAGATACAGCAGGTTCCACAGCCCAACCGCGCGACGGATGTTGAATGGAAATCCGAGTTCATGACCAGGTGCGACATTGTCGCTTTTCGGCAGGGTCTTCAAATACGCCCACATGTCGTTGAGATCGGACATGTTCATGCGGGTGTAGGATGTGTAGGGAAAGGACGGATAGAGGTTCGCGCCACTGGGCGCACGTCCGTGCTTCATCGCATTGGCGAAGTCAGCGAATGTCCAGCTACCAATTCCGGCGGTTTCGTCCGGAGAGATATTGGGCGCGTGAAACGTACCAAAATCACTTTTGAGCGAGAGACCTCCAGAAAGGACGAGCTTGTCGTCGTCCCTGGCGCCGGGCGCGGCATGGCACGATGCGCAGCCGCCTGCCCAGAACATCATTTCTCCGTTGGCAAGGTCAGGCTCACCAAGCCCTGCAAACGCGCTTTCGTCCAGCTTTCCGGGCGCTGACAGGAACCAGAGCGCAACGCCTGCAACGACCGCCAGAACAAGCAACACGCCGATAATCCTACGCATAATTCCCGCCTCCGCTCATATTGCTCTGACCATGGCACAGACTACAGATTATCAAGGGCTGCCCGGTCAAGGCTTTACCTGCAAACAATATGGGCTTTTTGAGATGGAGCCGCCTAAAACAAAAAAACCCCGGCTTGCGCCGGGGCTTGATATTTACTGCAATCGATCAGGCTGACTCATAGAGTTCAAGCACGTAATCCCAGTTGATCAGGCTGTCGACAAAGGCTTCGAGATATTTCGGGCGGGCGTTGCGGTAGTCAATGTAATAGGAATGCTCCCACACATCGACGCCGAGAACCGGCGTAGCGCCGTGAACCAGCGGGTTTTCACCGTTGGGTGTCTTCATGACCTCTAACTTGCCGTCCTTGACTGCCAGCCATGCCCAGCCGGACCCGAACTGGGTCATGCCCGCATTAATAAAATCGGCGCGGAACTTGTCATAACCGCCGAGATCGCTGTCGACAGCCGCCGCAAGCTTGCCCGGCAGCGCCGTTCCACCGCCATCCTTCTTCATCCATTTCCAGAAATGGACATGGTTGTAGTGCTGCGCTGCATTGTTGAAGAGCCCCGCATTGCTGCCGAATGACTGACGCACGACATCTTCAAGCGACAGGCTGTCCATGCCGGCCTCGGCGGCCAGCTTATTGCCGTTGTCGACATAGGCTTTGTGGTGTTTGTCGTGGTGATACTCGAGTGTCTCGCGCGACATAAAGGGCGCAAGTGCATCGTAGTCATAGGGAAGATCCGGCAGTTCAAAAGCCATGTCGCTCTCCTTCAAAGGCGTTTGTTCTGGGCTGGAACATATGTTCGAGTACCGATTGCGGCAAGGCATTGATCGGGAATAATTGTTCGCGCCGCAGGTTTCAGGCAGGTTTGCCTGCCATTCAGATCTTCACTCCTGAATGGGCCCAGTCCCAATAGAGCTCGCGCGCCTTCCGGGCGACCGGCCCGGCCTGCAACTCGCGGCCCTCGACCTTGATGATCGGAACAACCTTGGAGTGATTGCCGGTCGAAAAGACCTCGTCAGCGTCCATGAAGTCGGACACATGCAGCCTGCCTTCGATGACTTCGTGCCCAGCATCACGCAGCAGGCCGATGATGCGCTGACGGGTAATGCCGTTCAGGAACGTGCCGTTTGGAGCCGGCGTGAAGACCACCCCGTCCTTGACCAGAAAAACATTCGACGTTGCGGTTTCGGCGACGTTGCCGAGCATGTCGAGAACAAGCGCGTTATCGAATCCGCGTGACTTGGCTTCCATGATCGCGCGGCCATTGTTGGGATAAAGACAACCGCTCTTGGCGTCCGTCGGCATGGTTTCATGGGATGGCCGGCGAAAGGGTGAAACGGACACCGAAAAGCCGTTGGACGGGATCATCGGCGCTTCATAAAGGCAAAGACAAAAGCGGGTCGATTCCGGGTCTGCCGGAACGGACATGTATCCACCGTGTTCGGCCCAATACATGGGCCGGATATAAACCGCCGTATCACCATCGAACTTTTTCAAGCCCTCCTGCGCGAGGCCGACGATCTCTTCTGCGCCCATGGTCGCCTTCAGCCCCAGCGCCTTTGCTGAATTGTTGACCCTTTCGCTGTGAAGGTCGAGGTCGGGCGCCACATTCTCGAACCATCTGGCGCCATCAAAGACCGACGTACCGAGCCACATTGCATGGGAGCGTGGCCCGATGAGCGGAACATTGCCCTCGTGCCAATCTCCATCGACAAAGGTCCAAGTGGTTGATTGAACGCTCGAAACTACTGCCATGGACCATTCCTCCGTTACATCGGCCAGTTGCGGCCCACTCAAATTCATCAAGGCGTTCAGGTCAATATGTGAATGCCGCACACCGGCAATTACACGCTCTTGACGAAATGCATCGGCAGGAACATGCTGCAGCGCAAAATGAAAGGACAGGGATAATGGCTTCCGCCAACGGTTTTGCCGCTTATGTTTTCGATGCTTACGGCACATTGTTCGATGTGCATGCTGCGGTTCGCCGTCATGCATCAGTTGTCGGACCGAACGGCCAGCTGCTGTCGGAGATCTGGCGCGCCAAGCAGCTGGAATATTCCTGGGTGCGCTCATTGATGGGCGCCTATTGCGACTTCTGGCAACTGACGGAGCAGGCTCTGGATTTTGCCATTGAGGCTGTGCCGGACATCGACCCGAAGCATCGCGACACGCTGCTGGAGGCCTATTGGAAACTCGATTGCTATGAAGA
This portion of the Hoeflea prorocentri genome encodes:
- a CDS encoding superoxide dismutase, with protein sequence MAFELPDLPYDYDALAPFMSRETLEYHHDKHHKAYVDNGNKLAAEAGMDSLSLEDVVRQSFGSNAGLFNNAAQHYNHVHFWKWMKKDGGGTALPGKLAAAVDSDLGGYDKFRADFINAGMTQFGSGWAWLAVKDGKLEVMKTPNGENPLVHGATPVLGVDVWEHSYYIDYRNARPKYLEAFVDSLINWDYVLELYESA
- a CDS encoding cytochrome c, giving the protein MMRRIIGVLLVLAVVAGVALWFLSAPGKLDESAFAGLGEPDLANGEMMFWAGGCASCHAAPGARDDDKLVLSGGLSLKSDFGTFHAPNISPDETAGIGSWTFADFANAMKHGRAPSGANLYPSFPYTSYTRMNMSDLNDMWAYLKTLPKSDNVAPGHELGFPFNIRRAVGLWNLLYLTDEPVVALDTSDDAIKRGQYLVEGPGHCGECHTPRSLIGGLKLDAAYSGAQNPDGEGIIPNITPDGSVKGWSAGDLAYYLESGFTPDFDSVGGSMVSVQQNMAKLTAEDRQAIAAYLKAIPGHPNGY
- a CDS encoding branched-chain amino acid aminotransferase, yielding MAVVSSVQSTTWTFVDGDWHEGNVPLIGPRSHAMWLGTSVFDGARWFENVAPDLDLHSERVNNSAKALGLKATMGAEEIVGLAQEGLKKFDGDTAVYIRPMYWAEHGGYMSVPADPESTRFCLCLYEAPMIPSNGFSVSVSPFRRPSHETMPTDAKSGCLYPNNGRAIMEAKSRGFDNALVLDMLGNVAETATSNVFLVKDGVVFTPAPNGTFLNGITRQRIIGLLRDAGHEVIEGRLHVSDFMDADEVFSTGNHSKVVPIIKVEGRELQAGPVARKARELYWDWAHSGVKI